Proteins co-encoded in one Candidatus Thorarchaeota archaeon genomic window:
- a CDS encoding methylmalonyl-CoA mutase family protein, producing MGAEKAESRKEYAGSKPESNRIAKAKEKWEKETLEPHLNKYPEIKDEFVTTSSKPVKRLYTPLDTNELDYLEDLGFPSEYPFTRGVQPTMYRGRLWTMRQFAGMGSAEETNQRFKYLLEQGQTGLSVAFHLPTIYGRDSDHPESHGEVGKLGVAVDTLKDMEILFDGIPLDEVTTSMTINAPASILLAMYMVVAEKQGVPPDQIGGTIQNDILKEYQAQKSFLYGPKPSMRIIVDIIEYCTEHIPRWNTVSISGYHIREAGSTAAQELAFTLRNGLEYVERCVERGMDVDNFAPRLSFFFNAHNDIFEEVAKYRAARRIWAKEMKRRFNPKNERSLWMRFHTQTAGCSLTAQQPMVNIVRTAYQALAAVLGGTQSLHTNSMDEALALPSEDAVRVALRTQQVLAHESGAANTIDPLAGSYYVESLTDELEEEAYEYFDKIDAMGGVVPAIEKGFFQKEIAKSAYRYQREIENNERTIIGVNKFKVEKEPEIPVLKIDPEVEERQIERLQRVREERDENAVQEALDGLRRASEGDENVMPWVVKAVRAYASVGEICDVWRDVFGEWDEPTIF from the coding sequence ATGGGTGCCGAAAAAGCAGAATCGAGGAAGGAATATGCAGGCAGCAAACCAGAGTCGAATCGCATAGCCAAGGCAAAAGAGAAGTGGGAGAAAGAAACCCTCGAACCACATTTGAACAAATACCCCGAAATCAAAGACGAGTTCGTAACCACTTCTAGCAAGCCGGTTAAGAGGCTCTACACCCCTTTGGATACGAACGAACTTGACTATCTTGAGGACCTGGGATTTCCGAGCGAGTATCCATTCACTCGGGGCGTTCAGCCTACGATGTACCGCGGCAGACTGTGGACCATGCGTCAGTTTGCAGGGATGGGAAGTGCGGAAGAAACAAATCAGCGGTTCAAGTACCTCCTTGAGCAGGGTCAGACAGGTCTGAGTGTCGCTTTCCACCTACCGACCATTTATGGTCGAGATTCAGACCATCCTGAATCACACGGAGAAGTTGGCAAGCTGGGGGTTGCGGTTGACACCCTGAAAGACATGGAAATCCTCTTCGATGGCATCCCGCTGGATGAGGTCACTACAAGCATGACCATCAATGCGCCCGCATCCATTTTGCTTGCAATGTACATGGTGGTCGCAGAGAAGCAGGGGGTCCCTCCTGATCAGATTGGCGGGACTATTCAGAATGATATCCTCAAAGAATATCAGGCTCAGAAATCCTTTCTGTACGGGCCTAAACCAAGTATGAGAATAATCGTTGACATCATTGAATACTGTACTGAACACATACCGCGATGGAATACTGTGTCAATAAGTGGATATCATATCCGTGAAGCAGGTTCAACAGCAGCACAGGAACTGGCTTTCACCCTTCGTAATGGACTCGAATACGTGGAGAGATGTGTTGAAAGAGGGATGGATGTGGATAATTTCGCCCCGCGCCTGTCCTTCTTCTTCAATGCTCATAACGATATATTCGAAGAGGTTGCAAAGTATCGTGCAGCGAGGAGAATATGGGCAAAAGAAATGAAACGCCGATTCAATCCCAAGAATGAAAGATCTCTCTGGATGCGGTTCCATACCCAAACGGCAGGTTGCTCGCTAACCGCACAACAGCCCATGGTGAATATAGTTCGGACAGCTTATCAAGCATTGGCGGCAGTTCTGGGCGGAACTCAGTCTCTCCACACGAATAGCATGGACGAAGCTTTAGCACTACCTTCGGAAGATGCCGTTCGAGTTGCTCTTCGTACCCAGCAGGTACTCGCACACGAGAGCGGCGCTGCAAACACCATTGATCCTCTTGCTGGATCGTACTACGTGGAATCGCTGACAGATGAACTAGAGGAAGAAGCATACGAGTACTTCGACAAAATAGATGCCATGGGTGGTGTAGTGCCCGCCATTGAGAAGGGCTTCTTCCAAAAGGAAATCGCGAAGTCTGCGTATCGATATCAAAGGGAAATTGAAAACAACGAGCGAACGATTATCGGCGTCAACAAGTTCAAGGTTGAGAAGGAACCTGAGATTCCAGTACTGAAAATCGATCCAGAAGTTGAAGAACGTCAAATTGAACGCTTGCAGCGAGTCAGGGAGGAGCGAGACGAGAATGCTGTTCAAGAAGCGTTGGATGGGCTGAGGAGGGCGTCCGAAGGTGACGAGAACGTGATGCCATGGGTCGTTAAGGCTGTCCGGGCATATGCTTCAGTTGGTGAAATTTGCGATGTCTGGAGAGACGTATTTGGCGAGTGGGATGAACCCACGATATTCTGA
- a CDS encoding cob(I)yrinic acid a,c-diamide adenosyltransferase, which translates to MTDEPQPGLVQVYTGNGKGKTTAALGAGMRAAGHGLGVMMISFMKAKVAMRGDKVDTNYGEFASAQKLPHFAIVPVGRETFVDKENPDPIDIELAQKGLRMAREAIADHTCDVLILDEINVAVEWDLFSLEDQLELIRIKPDDMELIMTGRYARDEVIEAADLVTEMKDVKHYFEEEGVKARKGFEF; encoded by the coding sequence ATGACTGATGAACCTCAGCCAGGTCTCGTGCAAGTCTATACTGGAAATGGTAAAGGAAAAACCACAGCTGCCCTTGGTGCTGGCATGCGTGCAGCAGGACATGGTCTTGGTGTGATGATGATTTCCTTCATGAAGGCAAAAGTCGCTATGCGGGGTGATAAGGTTGACACTAATTACGGAGAGTTTGCTTCCGCTCAGAAACTTCCGCATTTCGCAATTGTTCCGGTTGGAAGGGAAACATTCGTTGACAAAGAGAACCCAGACCCTATAGATATTGAACTTGCCCAGAAAGGTCTACGCATGGCCAGGGAGGCGATTGCTGACCATACTTGTGATGTGCTGATTCTTGATGAAATCAATGTGGCCGTGGAATGGGACTTATTCAGTTTGGAGGATCAGCTAGAACTTATACGAATTAAACCGGACGATATGGAACTAATCATGACCGGTAGGTACGCACGTGATGAAGTGATTGAGGCCGCTGATTTAGTTACCGAGATGAAAGACGTAAAGCACTATTTCGAAGAAGAGGGCGTTAAGGCACGAAAGGGTTTCGAGTTCTAA
- a CDS encoding flavodoxin family protein, with product MMLIVGICGSPKTENSHTEFLLRKALEAAASELPEGSTKEAKTTLLKMSDYEIRHCTGCDACVRRKHCPESDQDDMPEIEDWLRKADGIIVSAPSYFTAVPGVLKDLIDRSRPMKMNGNELKDKLFGAISYAGLRYGGQEHIIDYLNRFALGHGMIVVGAVGNPVKDGFFGAGSLQTDEGKWRSAKDDELAIQGSIKLGKRVAQLAKRMQE from the coding sequence ATGATGCTGATAGTTGGTATTTGTGGGTCTCCCAAGACTGAGAATTCGCATACTGAGTTTCTGCTGCGGAAGGCACTTGAGGCCGCCGCCTCTGAACTCCCAGAGGGTTCTACCAAAGAAGCAAAGACAACACTATTGAAGATGAGCGACTACGAAATTCGCCACTGTACTGGGTGTGATGCATGTGTTCGTCGCAAACATTGTCCCGAGAGCGACCAGGATGACATGCCGGAGATAGAAGACTGGCTGAGAAAGGCTGATGGAATCATTGTTTCCGCCCCATCGTATTTCACTGCTGTTCCTGGTGTCTTGAAGGATTTGATTGATAGATCAAGACCCATGAAGATGAATGGCAATGAATTGAAGGACAAGCTTTTTGGCGCAATATCATATGCAGGTTTGCGATATGGTGGACAGGAACACATCATTGATTATCTAAATCGATTCGCTCTTGGCCATGGAATGATTGTGGTTGGTGCTGTTGGCAATCCTGTGAAAGACGGATTCTTTGGTGCAGGCAGTTTACAAACAGACGAGGGAAAATGGCGCTCGGCAAAGGATGATGAACTTGCGATTCAGGGCAGTATCAAATTGGGCAAACGGGTGGCTCAGCTTGCCAAGCGAATGCAGGAATAG